One Catenulispora sp. EB89 DNA window includes the following coding sequences:
- a CDS encoding NAD-dependent malic enzyme yields MTNEGDAQSAHGTRTEQARRLATMARGRSVLTDPRLNRGTAFTLAERHALGLVGLLPQAVVTQDQQAARVYDQFRSQPTALEKYVSLAALRDRNEVLFYRLVTDHLAEILPIVYTPTVGTAIQHYNAEYRRPHGVYLSVDAPQDIERSLSAAGLGPEDVDLIVATDGEAILGIGDWGVGGVDIAVGKLVVYTAAAGIDPARVLPVMLDVGTNRQELLDDPGYLGNRHPRVDPEAYDEFIDAYVQAAGHLFPNALLHWEDFGTANAHRILDRYRDKVFTFNDDIQGTGAVTLAAVLAGVAASGRPLREHRIVVFGAGSAGVGIADDLREALHGDGLTPEEATARIWCVDRYGLLTDDQDTLRDFQVRYARPAAESADWAHDADRNGVTLAEVVDRIHPTILIGTSGRGGAFTEPIVRAMAAHTDRPLILPMSNPTELAEATPADLLDWTDGRALIAAGSPFDPVERDGVTHQIAQANNALVFPGLGLGAIVARASRVTDGMLAAAAQAVADRVDTDTPGAPILPPVPQLRETSVAVAVAVARAAAAAGVAGAEVGDGIEKQVRAAMWQPVYPEIVAI; encoded by the coding sequence GTGACGAACGAGGGCGACGCGCAGAGCGCGCACGGCACGCGGACAGAGCAGGCCAGGCGCCTGGCGACCATGGCCCGGGGCCGCTCGGTCCTGACCGATCCGCGCCTGAACCGGGGCACCGCCTTCACCCTCGCCGAGCGGCACGCCCTCGGCCTGGTCGGGCTGCTGCCGCAGGCCGTGGTCACGCAGGACCAGCAGGCGGCGCGCGTCTACGACCAGTTCCGGTCCCAGCCGACGGCGCTGGAGAAGTACGTCTCGCTGGCCGCCCTGCGCGACCGCAACGAGGTCCTGTTCTACCGGCTGGTCACGGATCACCTGGCGGAGATCCTGCCGATCGTCTACACCCCGACCGTCGGCACCGCGATCCAGCACTACAACGCCGAATACCGCAGGCCGCACGGCGTGTACCTGTCGGTGGACGCCCCGCAGGACATCGAGCGCTCGCTGAGTGCCGCCGGGCTCGGGCCCGAGGACGTGGACCTGATCGTCGCCACCGACGGCGAGGCGATCCTGGGCATCGGGGACTGGGGCGTCGGCGGCGTCGACATCGCGGTCGGCAAGCTCGTCGTCTACACCGCCGCCGCCGGCATCGACCCGGCCCGGGTGTTGCCGGTGATGCTGGACGTCGGCACCAACCGCCAGGAACTGCTGGACGACCCCGGCTACCTGGGCAACCGGCACCCGCGGGTGGACCCCGAGGCGTACGACGAGTTCATCGACGCCTATGTGCAGGCCGCCGGGCACCTGTTCCCGAACGCGCTGCTGCACTGGGAGGACTTCGGGACCGCGAACGCCCACCGCATCCTGGACCGCTACCGCGACAAGGTCTTCACCTTCAACGACGACATCCAGGGCACCGGCGCGGTCACCCTCGCCGCGGTCCTGGCCGGCGTCGCGGCCAGCGGCCGGCCGCTGCGCGAGCACCGCATCGTGGTGTTCGGGGCGGGCAGCGCCGGCGTCGGGATCGCCGACGACCTGCGCGAGGCCCTGCACGGCGACGGTCTCACGCCGGAGGAGGCGACGGCCCGGATCTGGTGCGTCGACCGCTACGGCCTCCTCACCGACGACCAGGACACGCTGCGCGACTTCCAGGTCCGCTACGCCAGGCCCGCCGCCGAGAGCGCGGACTGGGCCCACGACGCCGACCGGAACGGCGTGACCCTGGCCGAGGTCGTCGACCGGATCCACCCGACGATCCTGATCGGCACCTCCGGCCGCGGCGGCGCCTTCACCGAGCCGATCGTGCGCGCCATGGCCGCGCACACCGACCGGCCGCTGATCCTGCCGATGTCGAACCCCACCGAATTGGCCGAGGCCACCCCGGCCGACCTGCTGGACTGGACCGACGGCCGGGCGCTGATCGCCGCCGGCAGCCCCTTCGACCCGGTCGAGCGGGACGGCGTCACCCACCAGATCGCGCAGGCGAACAACGCCCTGGTCTTCCCCGGCCTGGGGCTGGGGGCCATCGTCGCGCGGGCCTCGCGCGTCACCGACGGGATGCTCGCCGCCGCGGCCCAGGCCGTCGCCGACCGCGTGGACACCGACACGCCCGGCGCGCCGATCCTGCCGCCGGTGCCGCAGCTGCGCGAGACGTCCGTGGCGGTCGCCGTCGCGGTGGCTCGGGCGGCGGCCGCGGCCGGGGTGGCCGGTGCGGAGGTCGGGGACGGGATCGAGAAGCAGGTGCGGGCCGCGATGTGGCAGCCGGTGTATCCGGAGATCGTCGCGATCTGA
- a CDS encoding VOC family protein, whose protein sequence is MPLSDYELRTSIAVSDIQQAVAFYEGKLGLPVVKTVPSAHIAGGARIYASGGGPALNVYQSATAGTTAATLAVWYVDDLDRIVDELTAAGVEFTRYEQFEHDARGITPRAGGGRIAWFQDPDGNTFALESDV, encoded by the coding sequence ATGCCCTTGAGCGACTACGAACTCCGAACGTCGATCGCTGTCTCCGACATTCAGCAGGCCGTCGCCTTCTACGAAGGCAAGCTCGGTCTGCCGGTGGTGAAGACCGTGCCGAGCGCCCACATCGCCGGCGGCGCGCGTATCTACGCATCCGGCGGCGGCCCGGCGCTGAACGTGTACCAGTCGGCGACCGCCGGGACGACGGCGGCGACGCTGGCCGTCTGGTACGTCGACGACCTCGACCGGATCGTCGACGAGCTCACCGCGGCCGGCGTGGAGTTCACGCGCTACGAGCAGTTCGAGCACGACGCGCGGGGGATCACGCCGCGGGCCGGCGGTGGGCGGATCGCGTGGTTCCAGGATCCGGACGGGAACACGTTCGCGCTCGAGTCCGACGTCTGA
- a CDS encoding contact-dependent growth inhibition system immunity protein: protein MTPITVRTLEDLDGAWGDPPAAATRLIATAHKLRRLPLSALQAEDLRLLIGQNIGLSNLVPLALELLRNDPLAAGDFYEGALLKAVLSVDRTFWAAHDELADQVRAVVAAIEDPPSLLAAAIAAFDVLRPGPDPRR, encoded by the coding sequence ATGACCCCGATCACCGTCCGCACGCTGGAGGACCTGGACGGCGCGTGGGGCGACCCGCCGGCCGCCGCCACCCGCCTGATCGCCACCGCGCACAAGCTGCGCCGGCTCCCTCTCTCGGCGCTCCAGGCAGAAGACCTGCGCCTGCTGATCGGGCAGAACATCGGGCTCTCAAATCTCGTGCCGCTCGCCCTGGAGCTCCTGCGGAACGACCCGCTCGCGGCCGGCGACTTCTACGAGGGCGCGCTGCTCAAGGCCGTCCTCTCCGTCGACCGCACGTTCTGGGCCGCCCACGATGAGCTGGCCGACCAGGTCCGAGCCGTCGTCGCCGCGATCGAGGACCCGCCGTCGCTCCTCGCGGCCGCCATCGCAGCCTTCGATGTGCTCCGACCGGGCCCGGATCCCCGACGGTAA
- a CDS encoding MarR family winged helix-turn-helix transcriptional regulator, with amino-acid sequence MTREDETTPAALPTPGGADAMLSDLLWEVSAHVELLGEAELADLPISTASSGMLMTVHAEPGVTVAELARRKPKSAQAISQIVARLEKLGLLERRLKQGRGVGLHLTAEGRDMAEVAFQRERAVDARLVGILGEENHETLRRLLVETRGRLRTA; translated from the coding sequence ATGACCCGCGAGGACGAGACGACGCCCGCCGCGCTGCCCACTCCGGGAGGCGCCGACGCGATGCTGAGCGACCTGTTGTGGGAGGTCTCGGCGCACGTCGAGCTCCTCGGCGAGGCGGAGCTGGCCGATCTTCCGATCTCCACGGCCTCCAGCGGGATGCTCATGACCGTCCACGCCGAGCCCGGTGTCACGGTCGCCGAGTTGGCCCGCCGCAAGCCCAAGTCGGCGCAGGCCATCAGCCAGATCGTCGCGCGCCTGGAGAAGCTGGGCCTGCTTGAGCGGCGCCTGAAGCAGGGGCGCGGTGTCGGTCTGCACCTCACCGCCGAGGGTCGGGACATGGCCGAGGTGGCGTTCCAGCGCGAACGCGCGGTCGATGCGCGGCTGGTCGGGATCCTCGGCGAGGAGAACCACGAGACCCTGCGCCGCCTGCTCGTCGAGACCCGGGGCCGGCTGCGTACCGCTTAA
- a CDS encoding SDR family NAD(P)-dependent oxidoreductase gives MVHASLTDVIDLTGRRAVVTGAGSGIGQAAAVVLAKAGASILALDVNEAGLAESKALASACSDTQFDVATVDVADAAAVEHALADQSFAIVVNAAGIMSPDSLAATGRQDWDRVLAVNLTGCFTVLKAAVPHLRRPGSVIQIASMMGHAGLAFPAYTATKGAVLALTRQLAAELGPTGIRVNSVSPGMILTGMTRDHLAEGENRGHIADRTPLRTIGAPEDIAHAVLYLASDLSAFVTGTDILVDGGLTSVINL, from the coding sequence ATGGTCCACGCATCCCTGACAGACGTCATCGACCTCACCGGCCGCCGCGCGGTGGTGACCGGCGCGGGCTCCGGCATCGGGCAAGCCGCCGCGGTCGTCCTGGCGAAGGCGGGCGCCTCGATCCTCGCCCTCGACGTCAACGAAGCAGGCCTCGCGGAATCGAAGGCGCTCGCCTCCGCGTGTTCGGACACGCAGTTCGACGTCGCGACGGTCGACGTCGCCGACGCCGCCGCGGTCGAGCACGCCCTGGCGGACCAGAGCTTCGCCATCGTGGTCAACGCGGCCGGCATCATGTCCCCGGACTCGCTCGCCGCGACCGGCCGCCAGGACTGGGACCGCGTCCTGGCGGTGAACCTGACCGGCTGCTTCACCGTCCTCAAGGCGGCCGTCCCGCACCTGCGCCGGCCCGGCAGCGTGATCCAGATCGCCTCGATGATGGGCCACGCCGGCCTCGCCTTCCCGGCCTACACCGCCACGAAGGGCGCGGTCCTGGCCCTCACCCGCCAGCTCGCCGCCGAGCTCGGCCCCACCGGCATCCGCGTCAACTCGGTGAGCCCCGGCATGATCCTCACCGGGATGACGCGCGACCACCTCGCCGAAGGCGAGAACCGCGGCCACATCGCGGACCGCACCCCGCTCCGCACGATCGGCGCACCGGAGGACATCGCGCACGCGGTCCTCTACCTCGCGAGCGACCTGTCCGCGTTCGTGACGGGCACGGACATCCTGGTCGACGGCGGGCTCACCTCCGTCATCAACCTGTGA